A genomic segment from Conger conger chromosome 2, fConCon1.1, whole genome shotgun sequence encodes:
- the LOC133122898 gene encoding bilirubin-inducible fluorescent protein UnaG-like yields the protein MVEKFVGTWKIEESKNFGNYLKAIGAPQPLSDGGDKTSPTLYISQKDGDKMNVVIENGSPTFLNTEVKFTLGEEFDEIPSDGRTDVRSVVTFEEGKLVYLQKWGGGKETTSVRDIVGDKLVVTLTSGDVVAVRKYHKA from the exons ATGGTTGAAAAATTTGTTGGCACCTGGAAGATTGAAGAAAGCAAGAATTTTGGCAATTACCTGAAAGCTATTG GAGCTCCTCAGCCATTAAGCGATGGTGGAGATAAGACGTCACCGACGTTATACATCAGCCAGAAGGACGGAGACAAAATGAACGTGGTGATAGAGAACGGGTCTCCCACGTTTCTCAACACTGAGGTGAAGTTCACACTGGGGGAGGAGTTTGACGAGATCCCTTCTGATGGCAGGACAGACGTACGA TCTGTCGTGACCTTTGAAGAaggcaagctggtgtacctgcAGAAGTGGGGCGGTGGCAAGGAGACCACGTCGGTGCGAGACATCGTAGGCGACAAGCTGGTCGTG ACACTTACGTCTGGAGACGTAGTAGCAGTGCGCAAGTACCACAAGGCATGA
- the mrps5 gene encoding 28S ribosomal protein S5, mitochondrial — MAAPLWISSVLRITLRGPSLVQAGGRQLSHLSRPAAACRALTPTPTPTPTPTLFPTLQVRHGSFFNKLTAEQLWKGVLAETGAGARKGRGKRSKRKGKKDLNRGQRIGEGRGGYLWPGLNTSLPREGPPKLFSQRSTAQQEEVRAEMERSNEAYERSRRTKVKKERGWTGNSWGGISLGPPDPGPNGETYHEFDSRAIEVKNVFNMTANEGRKRSVSCLVAVGNGQGAAGFAVGKAADRMTALRKAKNKAIHFLYFIERYNDHTIYHDISSTFKRTTLRMKKQNRGYGLHCHRAVITICKLIGIEDMYAKVSGSTNLLNLTRALFQGLATQETHRALSQRTQLHVVEFQPERGPLPIVVATPPGGARSNPEPEDEVPDTRLDWAEVRATQGTKRSVWANVKRTVW; from the exons ATGGCGGCGCCCTTATGGATATCTTCTGTCCTCCGGATAACTCTAAGAG GTCCTAGCCTGGTTCAGGCGGGGGGGCGCCAGCTCTCACACCTGTCCCGGCCTGCTGCCGCCTGCCGGGCCCTCACCCCGACCCCGACCCCGACCCCGACCCCGACCCTGTTCCCCACGCTGCAAGTCCGGCACGGCAGCTTCTTCAACAAAC TGACAGCAGAGCAGCTGTGGAAGGGGGTCCTGGCGGAGACCGGAGCCGGGGCGCGGAAAGGCCGTGGGAAGAGGTCCAAGCGGAAGGGCAAGAAAGACCTCAACCGAGGGCAGCGCATCGGGGAAG GCCGCGGAGGGTACCTGTGGCCGGGGCTGAACACCTCGCTGCCGCGGGAGGGGCCCCCTAAGCTGTTCTCCCAGCGGAGCACCgcccagcaggaggaggtgcgtGCGGAGATGGAGCGCAGCAACGAGGCGTacgagaggagcaggaggacgAAGGTGAAGAAGGAGCGCGGCTGGACCGGGAACTCCTGGGGCGGGATCAGCCTGGGGCCCCCGGACCCCGGCCCCAACGGCG AGACCTATCACGAGTTTGACTCTCGGGCGATAGAG GTGAAGAACGTTTTCAACATGACGGCCAACGAGGGGAGGAAGAGGTCGGTCAGCTGTCTGGTTGCTGTGGGAAACGGACAAGGGGCCGCAG GGTTCGCTGTGGGGAAGGCTGCAGACCGAATGACGGCCTTGAGAAAA GCAAAGAACAAAGCGATTCACTTCCTGTACTTCATTGAAAGATACAACGACCACACCA ttTACCACGATATCAGCTCAACCTTTAAGAGGACAACTCTGCGGATGAAGAAGCAGAATCGAG GCTACGGTCTGCACTGCCACAGGGCGGTCATCACCATCTGTAAGCTGATTGGCATCGAGGACATGTACGCCAAAGTGTCCGGATCCACCAACCTGCTCAACCTCACACGGGCGCTGTTCCAGGGGCTGGCCACACAG gagaCACACAGGGCCCTCTCTCAGAGGACGCAGCTCCACGTTGTGGAGTTCCAGCCGGAGCGCGGGCCCCTCCCCATCGTGGTGGCCACGCCCCCGGGCGGAGCCCGCTCCAACCCAGAACCCGAGGACGAGGTTCCGGACACGCGGCTGGACTGGGCCGAGGTCCGGGCCACCCAGGGCACTAAGCGCTCCGTCTGGGCCAACGTCAAGAGAACCGTGTGGTGA